A DNA window from Amycolatopsis sp. DSM 110486 contains the following coding sequences:
- a CDS encoding ribonuclease activity regulator RraA codes for MERNGDTAPAPVWELPVRGADPGPADPALVRGLEAVSSATACAKLHQQGIRRTFVEGPRPLTTGQKVVGRAVTLQFMPQREDVASGVAQEYVERSTALWAVLEEIQPGDVLVVQAYGSAFTGCFGDMLVRYFKRKGGAGIVVDGRIRDSPRVEQLGVPIWCTGTTPHYASQAELFPWAYHVPVACGGVLVLPGDLVVADDDGAVVVPKLKAPHVMEAARDHEEWERFSRSRLEEGARLSDYYPLTPDSRAEFEAWRDRRHQ; via the coding sequence GTGGAACGCAACGGCGACACAGCGCCGGCACCGGTGTGGGAGCTCCCGGTCCGCGGCGCGGACCCGGGCCCGGCCGATCCCGCGCTGGTGCGCGGGCTCGAGGCCGTCAGCTCCGCCACCGCGTGCGCCAAGCTGCACCAGCAGGGCATCCGCCGCACGTTCGTGGAAGGGCCGCGGCCGCTCACGACCGGGCAGAAGGTGGTCGGCCGGGCCGTGACCCTGCAGTTCATGCCGCAGCGCGAAGACGTCGCTTCCGGCGTCGCGCAGGAGTACGTGGAGCGCAGCACCGCGCTGTGGGCCGTGCTGGAGGAAATCCAGCCCGGTGACGTGCTCGTGGTGCAGGCGTACGGCAGCGCGTTCACCGGCTGCTTCGGCGACATGCTCGTGCGCTACTTCAAGCGCAAGGGCGGGGCCGGGATCGTCGTCGACGGCCGGATCCGCGACTCGCCCCGCGTGGAGCAGCTCGGCGTGCCGATCTGGTGCACTGGCACGACCCCGCACTACGCGTCGCAGGCCGAGCTCTTCCCGTGGGCCTACCACGTGCCCGTCGCGTGCGGCGGCGTGCTCGTGCTGCCCGGTGACCTCGTCGTCGCCGACGACGACGGCGCCGTGGTCGTGCCCAAGCTCAAGGCCCCGCACGTGATGGAGGCGGCCCGTGACCACGAGGAGTGGGAACGCTTCAGCCGGTCCCGGCTGGAAGAAGGCGCCCGCCTCTCCGACTACTACCCGCTGACCCCGGACTCGCGCGCCGAGTTCGAGGCCTGGCGGGACCGCCGCCACCAGTAG
- a CDS encoding FCD domain-containing protein produces MTEDATVRLTDAERSTLLGWASQDAGPLGLRSRIVLSCADGLDVPEVARRLGVSEATATKWRGRFLRRGPDGLADAPRPGRPRSPDRAEAERLVLSAIAEARRGGEVPTTRSLARTVGLSQSTVSRIWREHRTPEPAPTRLSTPDRGGQGLLSDQVHQVLRQQIIDGELRPGVRLVESAIARQLGTSQAPAREAIKRLVHEGLVSSLPHRGNYVAEISAEQAREVRAVRVVLEEFAAREATVRVQPRTLRLLEESVDRMRTAATAGDIGAFREADITFHRDVCAASGNSFLARLWRTMEPNLWGLHVVSNPLYDGDWSAMAERHADLVTALAAGDPDEAARLFAAHARGRASLS; encoded by the coding sequence ATGACGGAGGACGCCACGGTGCGACTGACCGACGCGGAGAGATCGACACTGCTGGGGTGGGCGAGCCAGGACGCGGGCCCGCTCGGGCTGCGCAGCCGGATCGTGCTGAGCTGCGCGGACGGCCTGGACGTGCCCGAGGTCGCGCGGCGCCTCGGCGTGAGCGAGGCGACGGCCACGAAGTGGCGCGGCCGGTTCCTGCGCCGCGGCCCCGACGGGCTCGCGGACGCACCCCGGCCTGGCCGGCCCCGCAGCCCGGATCGCGCGGAAGCCGAGCGGCTCGTGCTGTCCGCGATCGCCGAGGCCCGCCGCGGCGGCGAGGTGCCGACCACGCGGTCGCTGGCCCGCACGGTCGGCCTCTCGCAGTCCACGGTGTCGCGCATCTGGCGCGAGCACCGCACCCCGGAACCCGCGCCGACGCGACTGTCCACTCCGGACCGCGGCGGCCAGGGCCTGCTGTCCGACCAGGTGCACCAGGTGCTGCGCCAGCAGATCATCGACGGCGAACTGCGGCCCGGTGTACGGCTCGTCGAGTCGGCCATCGCGCGCCAGCTCGGCACCAGCCAGGCCCCGGCACGCGAGGCCATCAAACGGCTCGTGCACGAGGGTCTCGTCAGCTCGCTGCCCCACCGCGGCAACTACGTCGCCGAGATCTCCGCCGAGCAGGCCCGCGAGGTCCGTGCCGTGCGCGTGGTGCTGGAGGAGTTCGCCGCCCGCGAGGCGACAGTGCGCGTGCAGCCGCGGACCCTGCGGCTGCTCGAAGAGTCCGTGGACCGCATGCGCACCGCCGCGACCGCCGGCGACATCGGCGCCTTCCGCGAAGCCGACATCACCTTCCACCGCGACGTGTGCGCCGCCAGCGGCAACTCCTTCCTGGCCCGCCTGTGGCGCACGATGGAGCCCAACCTTTGGGGCCTGCACGTCGTCAGCAACCCCCTCTACGACGGCGACTGGTCCGCCATGGCCGAACGCCACGCCGACCTCGTCACCGCCCTGGCCGCCGGCGACCCTGACGAGGCCGCCCGCCTGTTCGCCGCCCACGCCCGCGGCCGGGCGAGCCTGAGCTGA
- a CDS encoding carbohydrate ABC transporter permease codes for MTTATRTVASADLDSPPPPAAPTPPKRAGRDPLRLVLRALVLLVVAVVMLVPLYLLLVNAFKDQQDILADPFGLSGGLTLDHLGAALQNPRFSIVKGYAITVLFVVLVNVFSVLLAGPAAYVIARSTKRLFRVLMVFFLAGTFIPSQVLVIPVVYVLKTLGLMGTIPGYVLFETTLTLPFSIFLYAGFIRTVPRDLDQAAALDGCGRIRTFWRIIFPLMRPAVATMVILNTFSVWNDFVNPQTILGPSSGLYTVTTGIYAAVGQYQTDYTVVFPTLLLAIAPLLVFFVIMQRHIISGLTAGSTKG; via the coding sequence ATGACCACCGCCACCCGCACCGTCGCGTCGGCGGACCTGGACTCGCCCCCGCCGCCGGCCGCGCCGACCCCGCCGAAACGCGCCGGGCGCGACCCGCTGCGGCTCGTCCTGCGGGCGCTGGTCCTGCTGGTCGTCGCCGTCGTGATGCTGGTGCCGCTGTACCTGTTGCTGGTCAACGCGTTCAAGGACCAGCAGGACATCCTGGCCGACCCGTTCGGCCTGTCCGGCGGCCTCACACTCGACCACCTCGGTGCGGCACTGCAGAACCCGAGGTTCTCGATCGTCAAGGGCTACGCGATCACCGTACTGTTCGTGGTGCTGGTGAACGTGTTCTCGGTGCTGCTCGCCGGCCCCGCCGCGTACGTGATCGCCCGCAGCACCAAACGCCTGTTCCGCGTGCTGATGGTCTTCTTCCTGGCCGGCACGTTCATCCCCAGCCAGGTGCTGGTGATCCCGGTCGTCTACGTGCTCAAGACGCTCGGTCTCATGGGGACGATCCCCGGTTACGTGCTGTTCGAGACCACGCTGACGCTGCCGTTCTCGATCTTCCTCTACGCCGGGTTCATCCGCACCGTGCCGCGCGACCTCGACCAGGCCGCGGCGCTCGACGGGTGCGGGCGGATCCGCACGTTCTGGCGGATCATCTTCCCGCTGATGCGCCCGGCCGTGGCCACCATGGTCATCCTCAACACGTTCTCGGTGTGGAACGACTTCGTGAACCCGCAGACGATCCTCGGTCCCAGCAGCGGTCTCTACACCGTGACCACCGGGATCTACGCGGCGGTCGGGCAGTACCAGACCGACTACACCGTGGTTTTCCCGACGCTGCTGCTCGCCATCGCCCCGCTGCTCGTGTTCTTCGTGATCATGCAGCGCCACATCATCTCGGGCCTCACGGCCGGGTCCACCAAGGGCTGA
- a CDS encoding right-handed parallel beta-helix repeat-containing protein, translating into MFGGTRKKLMRVSVGVVLLAAFVSVQSASADVQGHGPCTPKELYVSTQGNDKADGSAKHPWKTVQHARDEISGHGWNSDKQMRCDIHVNLAAGDYPVTQTISFDEGDSGTGGHQVVYRSADGPGKARLLGGAPITGWQPYQGNVYKAAFDKTKPFYTMFENGERATVARYPNRATPDTWAPYLTSALPDISKEAVHNWLWSNPGDWDPSWDLSQASLTIWSGGSWSWFTDTVPILDVNFTKNQLTMKYNTRYALHNSGGGSRYFLQNSLDFLDQPGEFYVDYKNGEVYYWPKNGEKPTDSSVIRPTVQTVVNVAGSSPEHRAHDLTFDGLGVQYSDYVDWYRNGWINDGDSGDIHQYPQYDRQVEMPRDRFGAVRVTNTSHVTLKNAHISETGFTAVYALFANDHFSVTDSLIDHIGADGIKVEGGYPGEGDISNYHLFTDNYIHHFGELVPGDASGVELMDTGHNEVSYSVIDHSARYAVSLEARPEVQAADDYAQNNTFKYLNLQEAGLDSGDMGAFYTYGVDNFEPHTLDNYVSQVVIGDVLPDASMPDSGTRGVHMDAGGCGFSFTDIEVGKVTDDKYQSYQCNTVTNANWADGFDASRMQYDKIGVTAAFPYPRPPATVSPTK; encoded by the coding sequence ATGTTCGGTGGAACGCGCAAGAAACTGATGAGAGTCTCGGTGGGGGTGGTGTTGCTGGCGGCGTTCGTCTCCGTCCAGTCCGCCTCCGCCGACGTCCAGGGACACGGTCCGTGCACGCCGAAGGAGCTCTACGTCTCGACGCAGGGCAACGACAAGGCGGACGGCTCGGCCAAGCACCCGTGGAAGACCGTGCAGCACGCGCGTGACGAGATCAGCGGCCACGGCTGGAACTCGGACAAGCAGATGCGCTGCGACATCCACGTCAACCTGGCCGCCGGCGACTATCCGGTGACGCAGACGATTTCGTTCGACGAAGGCGATTCCGGCACAGGAGGCCACCAGGTCGTGTACCGCAGCGCCGACGGCCCGGGCAAGGCGCGCCTGCTGGGCGGCGCGCCGATCACGGGCTGGCAGCCCTACCAGGGCAACGTCTACAAGGCCGCCTTCGACAAGACGAAGCCGTTCTACACGATGTTCGAGAACGGCGAGCGCGCCACCGTGGCCCGCTACCCGAACCGGGCGACGCCGGACACGTGGGCGCCGTACCTCACTTCGGCGCTGCCGGACATCTCCAAGGAGGCCGTGCACAACTGGCTCTGGTCCAACCCCGGCGACTGGGACCCGAGCTGGGACCTCTCGCAGGCCTCGCTGACGATCTGGTCGGGCGGCAGCTGGAGCTGGTTCACCGACACCGTGCCGATCCTCGACGTCAACTTCACCAAGAACCAGCTGACGATGAAGTACAACACGCGCTACGCCCTGCACAACAGCGGCGGCGGGTCGCGGTACTTCCTGCAGAACTCGCTCGACTTCCTCGACCAGCCCGGCGAGTTCTACGTGGACTACAAGAACGGCGAGGTCTACTACTGGCCGAAGAACGGCGAGAAGCCCACCGACAGCTCGGTGATCCGCCCGACCGTGCAGACCGTGGTGAACGTGGCCGGCAGCTCACCCGAGCACCGCGCGCACGACCTCACCTTCGACGGGCTCGGCGTGCAGTACTCCGACTACGTCGACTGGTACCGCAACGGCTGGATCAACGACGGCGACTCGGGTGACATCCACCAGTACCCGCAGTACGACCGCCAGGTCGAGATGCCGCGCGATCGCTTCGGCGCGGTGCGGGTGACCAACACGTCGCACGTCACGCTGAAGAACGCGCACATCTCCGAGACCGGGTTCACGGCCGTCTACGCGCTCTTCGCCAACGACCACTTCTCGGTGACCGACAGCCTCATCGACCACATCGGCGCCGACGGGATCAAGGTGGAAGGCGGTTATCCCGGCGAAGGCGACATTTCCAACTACCACCTGTTCACCGACAACTACATCCACCACTTCGGCGAGCTGGTGCCCGGCGACGCGTCCGGCGTCGAGCTCATGGACACCGGCCACAACGAGGTCAGCTACAGCGTGATCGACCACAGCGCGCGGTACGCGGTGAGCCTCGAGGCGCGCCCGGAGGTGCAGGCGGCCGACGACTACGCGCAGAACAACACGTTCAAGTACCTCAACCTGCAGGAAGCCGGGCTCGACAGCGGCGACATGGGTGCGTTCTACACCTACGGCGTCGACAACTTCGAGCCGCACACGCTGGACAACTACGTATCCCAGGTGGTGATCGGCGACGTCCTCCCCGACGCGTCGATGCCGGACAGCGGCACCCGCGGCGTGCACATGGACGCGGGCGGCTGCGGGTTCTCGTTCACCGACATCGAGGTCGGCAAGGTCACCGACGACAAGTACCAGAGCTACCAGTGCAACACGGTGACCAACGCCAACTGGGCCGATGGGTTCGACGCCTCACGCATGCAGTACGACAAGATCGGCGTGACCGCGGCGTTCCCGTACCCGCGGCCGCCGGCCACGGTGTCGCCCACGAAGTGA
- a CDS encoding carbohydrate ABC transporter permease has translation MRPPGRRRDGGVATAVMVLPATVLYTVMLIVPVGLAIYLSLTDWDGYSAAPAFVGGSNYGEVLSDPEFRRAAFVTLLAAVVGTVGMNVLGLGFGMLVSRTTRVSSILRTILFYPHVLSALVVGFLWSAILGTNGAVNSFLTSHGAKLLPFLSDPDWATATLIAVLVWAQFGVSTVLYVAGLQTVPQNLLEAARIDGATKWQTFRHVTLPAIAPVVTVNLVLSLITLLKTYDLVVSLTSGGPAGQTQTLAYLILWNSFHDGRLGFGSAQSVVLMIVTAGLALAVTRLRRRADQGAHA, from the coding sequence ATGAGGCCGCCGGGAAGACGCCGGGACGGCGGCGTCGCCACCGCGGTGATGGTGCTGCCCGCGACCGTGCTCTACACGGTGATGCTGATCGTCCCGGTGGGGCTCGCGATCTACCTGAGCCTCACCGACTGGGACGGCTACAGCGCGGCCCCGGCGTTCGTCGGCGGCAGCAACTACGGCGAGGTGCTGAGCGACCCGGAGTTCCGGCGGGCCGCGTTCGTCACCCTGCTCGCGGCGGTGGTCGGCACGGTCGGCATGAACGTGCTGGGCCTCGGCTTCGGGATGCTCGTGAGCCGCACGACGAGGGTGAGCTCGATCCTGCGGACGATCCTGTTCTACCCGCACGTGCTCTCCGCGCTCGTCGTCGGCTTCCTGTGGAGCGCGATCCTCGGCACCAACGGCGCGGTCAACAGCTTCCTCACCAGCCACGGCGCGAAGCTGCTGCCGTTCCTCTCCGATCCGGACTGGGCCACGGCCACGCTCATCGCCGTGCTCGTGTGGGCCCAGTTCGGCGTCTCCACCGTGCTCTACGTCGCCGGCCTGCAGACCGTGCCGCAGAACCTCCTGGAGGCGGCGCGGATCGACGGCGCGACGAAGTGGCAGACCTTCCGCCACGTCACGCTGCCGGCCATCGCGCCGGTGGTGACGGTGAACCTGGTGCTGAGCCTGATCACGCTGCTCAAGACCTACGACCTGGTCGTGTCGCTCACCTCGGGCGGCCCGGCCGGCCAGACGCAGACGCTGGCCTACCTCATCCTGTGGAACTCCTTCCACGACGGCCGCCTCGGGTTCGGCTCCGCGCAGTCGGTGGTCCTCATGATCGTGACCGCCGGGCTCGCGCTCGCGGTCACCCGGCTGCGCCGCCGCGCCGACCAGGGAGCGCACGCATGA
- a CDS encoding ABC transporter substrate-binding protein, translating to MRPARTRGGIAVLGALLTLTLAGCGGGGFADSGAAGGGTGSIRMLVNVTPNLTQDFWDRLVAPFEKANPGVDVVIEAPSGKGVSDTLQQQLAAGDPPDVVETLMADPTLAPQLVDLTGEDWVKNTPLAQEASLGGKIYNVGVGEQAQSLVFYNKTAFTKAGITTPPSTLDEMTQDLGKLKTAGYLPLQTSGDFATGLQLLQLTDPALAAATPQFYQDVRAGKTTVGKAMLPYLKLYQSWLDQGYVDKNALGLKYPDAETAFLQGKAGMFVMGSWFTASEAKAKKDFEVGVFAAPVSSGQKSPGAQGATMAAPYLIMKSTQHRDLATKLVRWLVTDQQAVVAQLKQDGNFRTGVQREFTPLEQQVQKILDAAPAKVAQGEGYGDSTLPRGFNSAWNTEVQGLYIGHSPETVADAVDRWLSAHAK from the coding sequence ATGCGTCCAGCACGTACCCGCGGGGGCATCGCCGTTCTCGGCGCCCTGCTCACGCTCACGCTCGCCGGTTGCGGCGGCGGCGGGTTCGCGGACTCCGGCGCCGCGGGCGGCGGCACCGGCTCGATCCGGATGCTCGTCAACGTCACCCCGAACCTCACTCAGGACTTCTGGGACCGCCTGGTCGCGCCGTTCGAGAAGGCGAACCCGGGCGTCGACGTCGTGATCGAAGCCCCGTCCGGCAAGGGCGTCTCCGACACCCTGCAGCAGCAGCTCGCCGCCGGCGACCCGCCCGACGTCGTCGAGACGCTGATGGCCGACCCCACGCTCGCGCCCCAGCTCGTGGACCTGACCGGCGAAGACTGGGTGAAGAACACCCCGCTCGCCCAGGAGGCCTCGCTCGGCGGCAAGATCTACAACGTCGGCGTCGGCGAGCAGGCGCAGTCCCTGGTGTTCTACAACAAGACCGCGTTCACCAAGGCCGGCATCACCACACCACCGTCCACACTGGACGAGATGACGCAGGACCTCGGCAAGCTCAAGACCGCGGGCTACCTGCCGCTGCAGACCTCCGGCGACTTCGCCACCGGCTTGCAGCTGCTGCAGCTCACGGACCCGGCCCTGGCCGCGGCCACCCCGCAGTTCTACCAGGACGTGCGCGCCGGCAAGACCACCGTCGGCAAGGCGATGCTGCCGTACCTGAAGCTCTACCAGTCGTGGCTCGACCAGGGCTATGTCGACAAGAACGCGCTGGGCCTGAAATACCCTGACGCGGAAACGGCGTTCCTGCAAGGCAAAGCGGGCATGTTCGTGATGGGCAGCTGGTTCACCGCGTCGGAAGCCAAGGCCAAGAAGGACTTCGAGGTCGGCGTCTTCGCCGCTCCCGTGTCGAGCGGTCAGAAGAGCCCGGGCGCACAGGGCGCCACGATGGCCGCGCCGTACCTGATCATGAAGTCGACCCAGCACCGCGACCTCGCGACGAAGCTGGTGCGCTGGCTCGTCACCGACCAGCAGGCCGTGGTCGCGCAGCTCAAGCAGGACGGCAACTTCCGCACCGGTGTGCAGCGCGAGTTCACGCCGCTGGAGCAGCAGGTGCAGAAGATCCTCGACGCCGCACCGGCCAAGGTCGCCCAGGGCGAGGGCTACGGCGACTCGACCCTGCCGCGCGGGTTCAACTCCGCGTGGAACACCGAGGTCCAGGGCCTCTACATCGGACACTCCCCGGAGACGGTCGCCGACGCCGTCGACCGCTGGCTGTCGGCGCACGCGAAATGA